Proteins from a genomic interval of Zingiber officinale cultivar Zhangliang chromosome 2A, Zo_v1.1, whole genome shotgun sequence:
- the LOC122043158 gene encoding uncharacterized protein LOC122043158 isoform X2 codes for MTRAPSDFLIVAILKCSPFPSPIKCHELSLVLPDKIHNHRSIIFTEDAPPAMPLNVQHVSVEGVTGEPSPKEKEKNNPQTPPPLLPPPSAPKPPPPFAQDDERDFKRVGKMAYNWAIALLTISVVLLLTTPQALDHTERVFLYAAGTCLACLSLVTAVGLIYYSVLSHPGAQLAKVQERAMGFSAVNLVMAVIFRLALLIPIPLFLKIMAPIILLAGLLLLSIYLTDKIKAT; via the coding sequence ATGACTCGAGCACCGAGTGATTTTTTGATAGTAGCAATATTAAAATGTTCCCCGTTCCCCTCCCCTATAAAATGCCACGAGCTTAGCTTGGTTCTCCCAGACAAAATCCATAACCATCGCTCTATAATCTTTACCGAAGACGCGCCACCCGCCATGCCCCTAAATGTCCAACACGTCTCTGTTGAAGGAGTCACCGGCGAACCCTCAcccaaggagaaggagaagaataatCCCCAAACTCCACCGCCTCTGCTCCCGCCCCCGTCCGCTCCCAAGCCTCCGCCTCCCTTTGCCCAAGACGACGAGAGGGACTTCAAACGTGTGGGCAAGATGGCTTACAACTGGGCGATCGCCCTGCTCACCATCTCCGTCGTGCTTCTGCTGACCACCCCCCAAGCGCTCGACCATACCGAACGAGTCTTCCTCTACGCCGCCGGCACCTGCCTCGCCTGCCTCTCCCTCGTTACCGCCGTCGGCCTCATCTACTACTCCGTCCTCAGCCATCCTGGCGCCCAGCTCGCAAAGGTACAGGAGAGGGCGATGGGCTTCTCTGCGGTGAACCTTGTGATGGCTGTCATCTTCCGCTTGGCACTCCTTATCCCCATCCCGCTCTTTCTAAAGATCATGGCTCCCATTATTTTGTTAGCTGGGCTATTGCTTCTCTCAATTTATTTAACAGATAAAATTAAAGCCACATGA
- the LOC122043158 gene encoding uncharacterized protein LOC122043158 isoform X1, whose translation MDSNYVPPVEEMTRAPSDFLIVAILKCSPFPSPIKCHELSLVLPDKIHNHRSIIFTEDAPPAMPLNVQHVSVEGVTGEPSPKEKEKNNPQTPPPLLPPPSAPKPPPPFAQDDERDFKRVGKMAYNWAIALLTISVVLLLTTPQALDHTERVFLYAAGTCLACLSLVTAVGLIYYSVLSHPGAQLAKVQERAMGFSAVNLVMAVIFRLALLIPIPLFLKIMAPIILLAGLLLLSIYLTDKIKAT comes from the exons atggattctaattaTGT GCCTCCCGTCGAAGAAATGACTCGAGCACCGAGTGATTTTTTGATAGTAGCAATATTAAAATGTTCCCCGTTCCCCTCCCCTATAAAATGCCACGAGCTTAGCTTGGTTCTCCCAGACAAAATCCATAACCATCGCTCTATAATCTTTACCGAAGACGCGCCACCCGCCATGCCCCTAAATGTCCAACACGTCTCTGTTGAAGGAGTCACCGGCGAACCCTCAcccaaggagaaggagaagaataatCCCCAAACTCCACCGCCTCTGCTCCCGCCCCCGTCCGCTCCCAAGCCTCCGCCTCCCTTTGCCCAAGACGACGAGAGGGACTTCAAACGTGTGGGCAAGATGGCTTACAACTGGGCGATCGCCCTGCTCACCATCTCCGTCGTGCTTCTGCTGACCACCCCCCAAGCGCTCGACCATACCGAACGAGTCTTCCTCTACGCCGCCGGCACCTGCCTCGCCTGCCTCTCCCTCGTTACCGCCGTCGGCCTCATCTACTACTCCGTCCTCAGCCATCCTGGCGCCCAGCTCGCAAAGGTACAGGAGAGGGCGATGGGCTTCTCTGCGGTGAACCTTGTGATGGCTGTCATCTTCCGCTTGGCACTCCTTATCCCCATCCCGCTCTTTCTAAAGATCATGGCTCCCATTATTTTGTTAGCTGGGCTATTGCTTCTCTCAATTTATTTAACAGATAAAATTAAAGCCACATGA